One Pseudomonadota bacterium genomic window, TTTTGCGCTTGCTCGAGCGAACACGCTTTGCCATGTCGCAAGATGAAACTCGTTACTTTTTAAATGGAATTTACCTGCATCCTGTAGATGGAAAAGAATTGCGTGCTGTTGCAACCGACGGTCATCGTTTAGCTATGGCCAGTATGCCATTACCTGAAGGTGCTGCTGATTTTGTAGGTGTAATTATGCCACGCAAAACGGTTCAAGAAGTGATCAAGTTGATTACAGAAACACCGGAAGACATCCATGTAGCAGTCTCATCGACACAGATTTGTTTCTCAATACGGCACGCATTTTTGACATCCCGTCTCATTGATGGAGCCTATCCCGAATATGAGGGAGCCATTCCCAGGGGCAATAATCAGATGATGTATCTAAAAGTGGCACCTTTTGCCCAGGCGGTGGATCGTGTGGCAACCATATCTCTCGAAAAATTGGGTGGTATCCACGGGATTCTTGAGGAAGGCAAATTGATTTTGAAAGCCACAGGAGAAATAGCAGGAGCAGCTCAAGAAGAAATTCCGGTTGAGTACACAGGCGAGACAATAAATATTGGTTTTAATGCACGCTATATTTTAGACATTACCCAGCAACTTGCTGACGAAAAAGCACAGTTTGCTTTGGGGGGCGACCATTGTGCTATGGTGATTCGCCCCGCTAATGACAATACTGCATTGTATGTTCTTATGCCGATGAGTGTTTAGTGGAACATCACCTAAATTGAAAACGGCTAGCTCTGTAATGTTA contains:
- the dnaN gene encoding DNA polymerase III subunit beta; translation: MHNQIDGGTNMQFTIERSALSKALSHCQSVVERRTTLPILSHILFDAEGVSVKITATDLELSIVETVSAEVSEPGRATVPAHLIHDIVRKMEEGGTISMSLDKASHQLLLSCGQSEFKLPCLPPEDFPVIQAGDLPSQFKVPSRLFLRLLERTRFAMSQDETRYFLNGIYLHPVDGKELRAVATDGHRLAMASMPLPEGAADFVGVIMPRKTVQEVIKLITETPEDIHVAVSSTQICFSIRHAFLTSRLIDGAYPEYEGAIPRGNNQMMYLKVAPFAQAVDRVATISLEKLGGIHGILEEGKLILKATGEIAGAAQEEIPVEYTGETINIGFNARYILDITQQLADEKAQFALGGDHCAMVIRPANDNTALYVLMPMSV